The Synergistota bacterium genome includes a region encoding these proteins:
- the carA gene encoding glutamine-hydrolyzing carbamoyl-phosphate synthase small subunit, translating to MKALLVLEDGTAFEGYSFTGPGEAIGEVVFNTSMTGYQEIITDPSYKGQIVTMTYPLIGNYGINEEDVESSQIQVEGLLVKEYCPFPSNWRSKKSLAEYLKGAGVLGVEGIDTRALTRRLRLYGAMKGIVSTEDLNPSSLFERLKAFPSMVGRDLATPISTKKPYFWSGGERIYVESLSCLSWRESDKPYKVVVYDGGVKLNILRELEKRGCELLVVPIKTSAEEVFFLGPTGVFLSNGPGDPAAIKGIVSEVRELIGKIPIFGICLGHQIIGLAMGGKTFKLKFGHRGANHPVKNLISGRVEITSQNHGFCVDVDSLVGTGMEVTHVNLNDGTLEGMKHSKFPLFSVQYHPESSPGPHDSKYLFDEFIEIMS from the coding sequence ATGAAGGCTCTCCTGGTTTTGGAAGACGGGACCGCCTTTGAAGGCTATTCATTTACCGGACCTGGCGAAGCTATTGGAGAAGTGGTATTTAATACCAGTATGACCGGTTATCAGGAAATAATAACCGATCCTTCTTACAAAGGGCAAATAGTCACCATGACTTACCCGTTGATAGGTAACTATGGAATTAATGAGGAGGATGTGGAGTCATCGCAAATTCAGGTTGAGGGGTTATTGGTTAAGGAGTATTGTCCGTTTCCGAGTAACTGGCGGTCCAAAAAGAGCTTAGCTGAATATTTAAAGGGAGCTGGAGTTTTAGGGGTTGAGGGCATAGATACGAGGGCCTTGACAAGAAGGTTACGTCTTTATGGTGCTATGAAGGGAATAGTTTCGACCGAGGATTTGAATCCTTCATCACTATTTGAACGACTCAAAGCTTTCCCAAGCATGGTCGGAAGAGATTTAGCTACGCCGATATCTACTAAGAAGCCTTATTTTTGGAGCGGTGGAGAAAGGATTTATGTAGAGAGCCTAAGTTGTTTGTCTTGGAGGGAGAGTGATAAACCATATAAAGTTGTGGTTTATGATGGGGGAGTCAAGCTTAATATTCTTAGGGAGCTTGAGAAAAGGGGTTGTGAGCTTTTGGTTGTTCCTATAAAGACCTCCGCTGAGGAGGTCTTTTTTTTAGGGCCTACAGGAGTTTTTCTTTCAAATGGACCGGGAGATCCTGCAGCTATAAAGGGGATCGTTTCTGAGGTTAGGGAGCTCATAGGAAAGATACCTATCTTTGGTATATGCCTTGGTCATCAGATAATAGGGCTTGCTATGGGTGGAAAAACCTTCAAGCTCAAATTCGGTCATAGGGGAGCTAATCATCCAGTAAAGAATTTAATAAGCGGTAGAGTTGAGATAACTTCTCAAAATCATGGCTTCTGCGTAGATGTGGATTCTTTAGTTGGGACCGGTATGGAGGTAACTCATGTGAATCTTAACGATGGTACTCTTGAGGGTATGAAGCATAGTAAGTTTCCGCTATTTTCTGTTCAATATCATCCCGAATCAAGCCCAGGCCCTCATGATTCAAAGTATCTCTTTGATGAGTTTATAGAGATTATGAGTTGA